A window from Salvia miltiorrhiza cultivar Shanhuang (shh) chromosome 2, IMPLAD_Smil_shh, whole genome shotgun sequence encodes these proteins:
- the LOC131011808 gene encoding uncharacterized protein LOC131011808 translates to MHLQSLDPGTPQDAPNYATFLRLHTYADGSYTSERDARIDAEVHRLAAATGRQERLDEVYLEVVQIDRSRIYGVGSAGQSQASRGSIRSMGSSAVSQQLYETRISTLEEQLAAEQAQRQQMEERMAAEEAQRQQMQDRMAQMEAFIRMYNTQPPPHPDADDDDDDDA, encoded by the exons atgcatctacagagcttggatcctggtactccccaggatgcaccgaactatgccaccttcctccgcctccacacgtacgccgacggaagttatacgtcggagagagatgctagaattgac gccgaggttcatcgactggccgctgccacaggacgacaggagcggctagacgaggtgtatttggaggtggtgcaaattgataggtcacggatctacggcgtcgggagtgccgggcagagtcaggctagtagggggtctatccgcagtatgggcagttctgcggtgtctcagcagctttatgagacacggatctccacgctggaggagcaattggcggcagagcaagcacaacgccaacagatggaggagcgcatggcggcagaggaagcacaacgccaacagatgcaggACCGCATGGCTCAAATGGAGGCGTTTATAAGGATGTATAATACTCAGCCACCTCCACaccctgatgccgatgatgatgatgatgatgatgcttag